One Apteryx mantelli isolate bAptMan1 chromosome Z, bAptMan1.hap1, whole genome shotgun sequence genomic window, ATTTTATTACATAAGCATttggatttggggtgggaggagtCAGAAGCTTCTACTAAAGAGgtttcagtaaaaaaaacaaacaaaaacactaatGAACACtgctaaatgaaaaaaagaatccagcaaaaattaaaatatagtttAACAAAGAACTTAAAAGCAAGACACTGCATTGTGGTAAATGATATTCTTTATTAACCGTTTCAAAGAAAATCTTGGTCGTGTCAAAACAGCATGTAACCCCAATGGCAGCTTTTCAAATTCCAGAAAAGTCGAGAAGTACTATATATGTccaatctgcattttaaaaattagaataaaCTGAGCAACCTTTTGATATTTTCTAATTACAGCTTCAATGTCAACTATAAACAACTCTGAACTTAAATGCTACCCAGGGCAGTGTGGTCCAGCTAGGAACCTGAAGGCCACAACCCGCCCACAGGATGCTTCGGTTCAGCACATCATCTTTCTCCAGAAGACAGAGAACAGCTACGTGAGCAACAAAAATACCCGTACAGCTGAATACTTCCTCCTGTGCCTGCTCTCAGTCTGACAGCCGTGACACTGCTGCTGCCACCAACTTAGAGACTACTGAACGAGGAAAGGCAGCTAGCTCCTTTCACCTTCAGCCATCACTACAACTCCTCCCTATTGCAACTGGCTGCTGCACCAGAAGCTGCTACATTTCCCTCTGGATTGGGCAGCGGTGACTTCTGCATCTTTCCACTTCTGTCCTTCCCAGGAGCAAATCATGCTCTCTCTGTCAAGCCTCAAGGGAGAAGCTCAACGGCTGGCTGCACAAGGGTGAGACGAGCCCAAAGCACAGCTCTGCCCATCCTGCTTCGATCACTTCAGTTTAATggctaaaatgaaattaaatagttAAAAGATCAGTGATTTTTACCTATGTGTCGCCTTGTCATTTCCACTGTAGCATTTCTGTTTACATTGGAAAGCAGACCTAGACAAAACCGTTCTGAATTTGAAGGATCTGTAAAGCCATCTACAGTCAGTGAAGGTTGTGATGCATGGAAGGTTTCTCCCACTCTTTGATTCAATTCATAATACGCTATTGAACACCAGAATGCAGGCTCCGAATAAGTAACTGGTTGCAAgtctaaaaaaatttaaaaaaaacaaaaaacaataaaataagagTAATGGAGAATCTTAGGCTGAAAAGAAACCTCTCTGCCCTGTTACTTGTCTCCTCCAGGAAGGACAGCTGTAGTCTTCTCAAACTACTCAAATTAAATTTTGCTTGCCACCATTTTCATCTACCCCGGTAAACAGAATGGAATTCAATATTCCCCacaaggagggggagaaggggcgACCTAATCTGACAACAGCTCATGTACTTCATTACATGTATTTTTGCTCAGCAAAACAGTTGAGCTAAACATAGTGAAAATTAGTGAATGCCAGATATTGAGGCACttctgttgcctttctgtaatTTGCAAGGATTTTGGCAATATTAAAGTGAAATTATCAAACACTGaaccacacagaggaaaaaatgattAATACAAAAATGATGTTCACTTGTTTTACactatttccatttttctctccttcaaggcACCTCTAAATTCCTTTTATTCTCCCTTCCACCCCTCAGTGACTTCCCTGTGCATCTTCAGCTTTCGCTGTTTTACTTCCCCTTTTTACCTGTCCTAATTACTCGCCCAACATTCAGAACGGCATGTTCCTGCCCCATCAGCTCCCCATTCCTTACACAAATCCCAGGGAATCTGATCTTCCCTAGGCATTTATACACACACAGCAATGGCACTTGATCAAAGCAGGTGGGTAGCCAACATGGGAGCAACTCTTGTCTTGTGCTCCCAGGTGAAACAGTGCATTAGAAGAGCAGCAGAACAGACGTATAGAGGGAGACAGCAAGTCTGGGGAGCACTAGTGGGCTGGGGAGGCTTGATGGCCCCTGAAATTTGGTATCTACCCGTAAGACTAGTTACAGGCTGTTGTCCTTTAAAGGATTTATGTTATAAATGCAGTTCCTGCACACACAATTGTATAACCCCTTCTCTTTGCTAGAAGCTCAACAGTTATAGAGGTAGACTAGCACTAGGTATTAACCCAATCCTACTACACTTATCATCAGGGAGTGAACCCAGAAGTCTCCTCCTACTACAGTTCTTACTTTTCTGAAAgtacatttttatatttaatgtaattacatatataaagAGGAGTGATCACACACACAGAAACGACTAAAGTATTTCCAGCTTACCCAGGCTATGATTAACTGGGGAGAGAGTACTAGGAGACAGCTCTGCTGGAGATCCTGTTGGAGCAACACAGATTGTTTCAGAGCAAATGATTCTCGGTGTTTCAGACGGGAAGTTATGACCATTATCTAGGTACTAGTTTTACATTAAAATTCTCTGGAAATAAGAAACCTCAGAAATCCTACAACCAGTTTTCCAGCATGTCACATTCTTATTCTGAATTAAGATTACATTTAATCTTCCAGACACCTGGGAACCTACCCCTCCTTGTAAAGATTCTACTAACATCTTAGTGTCGTATTTGGCAGAGATCTCACTTCATGCACACTATGTGAATACATCTTTACTTATGCACAATATTTAGAATCCAGTGAGAAATCGGTGACTTCTTCCTAGTTTCAGTAAGAAAAGCTAACAAAAAGTGGACAAGATAATCAAGGTATTACCTCTCTATTCTCAAAGGAGAGGGTTTATCTCTAGAAAAGAACAAGCTGGACTTCCTCATTTGAGGAAACTATTCTTtcctggaaagaggaagaaaaaactcagaaaaacaTGGACTCTCCAATGCAATATGAGCACTAGTAGGCAAAATTCAGGTGCAAAGACAGGTTGCACAGAAACGTTCCTACAGTTACTGCTGAAGTCAGGCTTTTAATTAAGGTAGCTACTGTCACGTAGTGGGAAAATATTGCAGTTCTTACATAAGTTAGTGCAGTTGATTCTAATTAACTGAAAAAGGTTGCTAACATTAGCTAGCCAAAAACTCTCTCAAGTCTGCCAGTGCGCAGCAGGAGGTTCTTATCCAACACATTAACTATTCTTTGTCCAAGTCTAGAGTCAAACAGATTATCTAGGAACTCCTTCACACAAAGACACTACTATTGTTTTAGTAGACCCTTCTATACAAGTACTCATTTGAAATATGGCAAAAATTATAAGGTATCtcaaaaagcagcttttctgtaacatttttagGCCAACAGACATCTTGCCTCCAATGAACCTAACACCTTCCTGCTTGTCTTCAGCAGGGAAAGTCAGGGATAGGTTGCAAACAGTCAGctttcaaaatctattttaagGCTTTCCAGTGAAGACTTATTTAGATTTGTACGCTTTTGTTATGAACCAAATGAAATGTACTTAATATGGCACAACATGTTTTAAAAACACTCCCCTAGCAAAGTTGTTTTGTCCACAAAAGATTGATAGCGATACTTTAAAGACAAAAGACCAGGTTACACAGAAGGCTACTACTATCATCATTTGAGCTGAATTCATGCCACCGTATAGATGGATCCCAGCTAGTAATCCCTATTCTTGAAAGTGGTAAAAAGAAATTTTACCTGTATCCATGCTTTGGTTCAACTGCTGGTCACTTGTCTCTCCATCTTCACTGATGTATCCTGGAGGTGGTGTTTCTGTCAAAAAAAGTATCCATCTATTGGTTCAATGACTGGAGAGATTTATAAGATTTAGCATTTTGGGTTTTTGTCCTCAAGTTGCCCTGAGCCTCATATGTTACTTGAACACTGAATTAGAATTTCACTTTTCAGGCCCTTTTTCCTTCCAGTAGGCTTCAGACCCATTAAAGGTCTTATTGTCTATGTAAGATATATTCTCTCTCGTATGCCTGTCAATTGCTTACTGGGCAGAGTTATATAATTAATGGACAATCCTTGTTTATTCCACACAATGCAAGATACTTTCACTACAATGAGTAACAATTTTGCAATTGTGATCAACAGCTTTCACATTTACTAGAattacaaacaagaaaaccatCTGGTGACTTCCAGAGAAAAATATGAGCTGCCTTATGTAGTATAAGTGTAGGATCAGATACCCTCCCACAGTTTAGAAGCTGCTAGATTTAATGAAGGCTAGCTTTCAATtcagtccccaaatccatttttctttaatacCCGACAGTTGATTTCACTCATTAACTACAGCTATATTATTTAACCAGTTTTTCCTGCAAAAGctctattattgttattattattctaACTTCCAAGCTCTATAAAAATGATCACCTCTTCTTTCAACTAGCTTTCTTTAAAGAAGGTGTTCCACAGACTGAAGTAAACTCCGTAACAAGTTTGAAGCATTTTGATACTTGAAACTGTGTCCAATTTCAGAGAAATATCTAAAAATATCAGAGAGCACGGTTGTTCCTTTTCTCCATTCAAAAATTTACTTTGCAATCCAGATAATGAGTTAACCAACTGCCTTTCAGGAAATAATTGCCTTTGAACCGGACAAGCGTCTTTTCCTATAAATTAAAGGCAAAATCTCAATTTCTTTTGTGAAAGTGCTTGAAGCTACCTAATCTCTACTACTGCCATAGAATTGTCTTTGAGACATCTAAGAGATTAAACACATTTAATTACAATATTACcaaaaagcagaaatttaaagCTAAAGCCTTTTACTTGAGAATTAGAATAAAATTTTATATGTCAGAGATTCACAGCAACAGAAGATCAGAATGAAGTCAGCAGGAGGAAACACAAttgattaaataaaaatgaactgAAGAATTACCTCTTTTGTGCATTCTGTAAGACTAGTATGCTAAATATTAGAAATCTGTGACAAAGAAAACTCAAATGAGCATTTAAAAGGAAGATTACGGAAAACCTTTTCTAGCAAGAAGTATGACGATAAAAATCATACTGTTCTGAACATTTTTATACAATTCATTGTGACAAAGTGGTCTCCACCCATCTCTGAGTCACTTGTTACAGTTAAGCCCACAGCCATGGTAAAGGTCAGTAACCATTTCCAATCTAACCCACACCTCCTGTTTCCAGTTGCTAATCTAGGCTCTTTGGCACAGATAATTTCCATATCTAGTCTCTCTGAACAGAGATTTCCCCCACGTAGTACTATTAATACAGCTTTCGGGTCAGAGGTTGAGCACCAACACAGTTGGAAATAAATGCTCAGCTGAAGCATTAAAAACCCCTAGCAGAGTGAATGCTGCCAAAGTTTGGACAACGCCATTCAGCACATCCATAACTTCAAAAGGAACATACAGCCCCAAAAGGCCATTCTGGGCTTCCATGGTCACCATCTGCCCGGCAAGCATACATGACGTATGCCGTAGGTGAAACCAATCTCTCTGTAGACTGAGTATCAAGACAGTATTGCAGTGCAATACTATTACCATGGTTGTTACTCTGGACTGCAGCTAATGAAAAAGGTTCTCTGTAGGAGGCTGTGAAGACACACAAGACTTATCAGCACCTGTTAAGCATTCAAGATTAGTTAGCCAGGTCAAATAAAGTAAGATTCCACAATGTGAATTGAAAAGAAGGGGGTTAATGGCAAAGAGAGGAAAGAACTCTACAGAAATTCAAGCTGTGGTTAGCTGCATAAGCATTTGAAGATCACGTGAATACTTGCAATCACCTTCAACGGACTCCTTGCAAATGACTATCTATAGCTGCTTTAGCTCATTTACATAACACACTGAATTTTCAAATGGTTGCTTTCCAGTAAGTTGTCTGCAAACACTAACAAAAGCCCTCaaacttcagtggaaaaaaaagtatatataagtTAAAAAAGTGACACCAACTTCCAAGACTTTAAATTGCTCTCAAAAGATCTGCTCTCCTTCGTTGGCAACAAACATGCCACTAATTAAACAGATCAGTTGTCAAATCCATCAAGATTTTAGGTGCCATTTCATTCTGCGATATATTTATGAAAATGCAAACAACATTCTGTTTAAGACATGTAGATATGTTTTGTATACTACACATTTTGAGCTTCAAGGTAGTAATCTTATTTTTCTAGAGTCAGGAACTGAATTTTTAGTTTATTCATCAGTTTTTGGATGCTGCAAGGTAGTTGCATTAAACACTAGTGAGAAAATTTCAGCTTTGCGTGGTTTTACACTCTAGGCAACTTCCTGAAGAGATAGGAAACAGGAAGTTAGGGCAGGAAACAGCAGTTGCTCATTTTACTTTACAATATGGatgcatgcatatgtgtgcacAGTAGCAGCTTAGTCTTGATATTTGTTCGGGGTGGGGAAGAAGCAAACAGGTGGAGGAGAAATTATTTCACAGTTCAATTTTGTTACATTGTTCTTTCATATTAACAAAGGACAAAAGTGCATGGACACAACAGAAACAAATACGCAAAACAGACTTTGATCAGTTGCAACctacagttaaagaaaaaaaaaaatctttaagttgCCAGAACAGTAACTTAAAAGGTTTTCTCCAAATCATATATACGTGTTAAGAAATTGAGCAGCAGTTTACTACTCAGTCTCCAATATACAACATTTGGTAACCCCTATATGTTTGTAAAACAGGCTTAAAGCATGAGGCAAAGGTCTACTTTGTATTCACCAGCATTTTGAATCATAAACTAGCTTATTGTACTAACACAACCGCACATGTGGTTTCACACAggattgcgctttgcagataacCATGATCAGATATTTCGACAGGAATATATCCATCCACAAAATCAACAAGgtaagaaaacatttaatttatttgTGCATCTTCCACGCCATTTGATCACTTAGAAGGATGAAATTACCATCTCTGTTCCTATAGTACAATGTTGAGCATACTGTTTACAATGAGAATTAAGAAAATACCTGGTATGTAATTGCTCTGTGGTTCAATTCCAGCTGGAAAGTTAGTGTTTTCAGGAATGGAATGGGTATAGTCATCGAGAGGTGGAAGTTCTGTTAGGATCTCGGTGTGCCGCGGCACTAGTACAGGAGGCAAGACtgggaaagaaaattttaaagcattAGTTAGGCTCAGAAAACACATGCTTTACTCCTGtgagctaaaaggaaaaaaatctaaaaagtcTAAAAGTGTCTTTAGATTCCTTGAAGATTTCTAAATGTCAGGGTATTATGTTTGCTACAGAGCTGCTGGCTACCCAGGTCCCTGTTGAGTGAGATTACCCCATATCAGCTAGGGTAAGTCATTTCCATTCTCATTTTCATGTTGGATTATACTTAGCCAACTGGAAATTGCTAGTAGTACTGAAAGTGTTTATCAAAGGCATTCAACACATTcataaaataaggattttttcAGTAGCTTTACTATTAAAAACTTTCAGTGGATAGTATTctcaaaatctgtattttcaattATCTTGCAGTTTTGGCAAGAGACACATcatccttttctatttttcatttaaaacattatGCTGAATAGGTACGGACAGATGCTGCTATAGAATGGCCGAAGCAGTCTTCCTACCTGGTGTTTCCACTCTCTGGTAGTGGTAAGGGTTTACACATACTTCATCCTTTTTAAGATTAAAAGCATATTCACAGTTTTCAATTGCTTTAAGTTCATGGTGACTGTGAAGATCTGGCCAGCGCCACAAGCGACAGTAAATAACATGCGGTAATCCTTTACGATGAGATACCTGTAGACGGCCATCGAGAGATCTATATGGGAAAGATGTTGAGAAGTATTTATAGACTGCATGCTGTTTCTTAATCACCTAAGCAACAGTGTACACACATGGGATGGGTAGTTTGTTTATTCTCAGAATTCAGTGGATTGGCACTGTTAGTGACATTTATATGCTTGGTAAAAGGCTTCAAATGTAAGAAAAATGATGGTATCAAACAGCGCTTTAACTTATTTTTGAGCTGCACAGATTATTGCCAGTGAGTTTGGGGTTCATTGAAAAGCCACTTTACCTCCAAGTATTTAAGATGATTGCTTCATATACATTTTCTCAAATGCAtgacagttgtttaaaaaaaaaaaaaaaaaaatcatacacttAATACTCCCTTGAGTTTCTAAACCCCACAGCTTTGCTGTGGCATGAATGCTTTATGGCTTTAAGCATAAAAATTCCCACAGGACTGCAAATAAGCCTAGAAGCAGTCAGCTGCCCAAGTGATCCACATGGCAGTAAAACTGTAATGCAAAAAGCATGAAGGCACATCTTGTAAGGGCTGTATAGTTTATCTTCTTGACTTCATCTGCCTTGCTACcagctgaaaatgttttgctAGTTTTAAGACAGACTGCATATGCTTACACAAATGCAGATGTTTATGATTGTTATGGGATGGGAGACAAACCTCAATACACAAATTAAGTAATGtgacatgaaaaaataaagaccCTGTTTAGAATTTGCCCACCATTAACTACTGAAGAATTTACAAACAATTCTTCAGCAGCTCGTATCTGATCCAATTAGCAAGATTTAATTGAAAGCTTGTGGCATACAAAGCAGTTTAAACACTTTGTAAGATTAGGTCTAACAGAATCAAGCATCTCAACTTTGTTAATGTAAGTACCAAACCACATTAGAGCTTGCGTTTAACAAGTCTTCCCATTCTTTCAACGGCACTGGCGTGAAAAAGGAGTACTCCAGAGTTAGAATTTCATTGGTCAAAACATCAGCTGAGAACACTTAGATTTCTATACTGgcaagcaattattttaaaatgctgtacCATGAGAGGCCTAGGAAGCATTTTAGTCTATTTTACAGCTAAAGCATCCCGCTACAGACCCTCCAAAGCCAATCCCTCCCACAAGACTTCTATGATGCGAGAGAGGGCAGAATATTCACCTGGTTTGTTCAGAGAAGCTGTAAAGGCCTGTTGTATCCCACTGATCTATCGTGTTTGGTGTACTCAGTCCCCAAATTTCAGAGCAAGTGCTGTGcataaattgaaaacaaaaacaaaaaattgatATGAATATGGAACATGGTTATTCAAAACACCATGATGTCAAACATGGAAAAATGTACAGAATACGTCCTTTCACATAGAAGATAGAGCATTGTTAGGTTTGCATTTAAAGTGGCATCTAATGCTATATTTTCTATATGAAGGAGACTATTAAAATGGAACACGTGATTCAAGGTAAATgataatgtttttaaaaggtgAACAAGTTCTCTGGTTTTAAGTAGTCAATACAGTTGTAATGTTCCTTAAAACAGGCAAAACTTCCTCAGCCTAGCTCTTAACAGAATTCAAATTTAAAGGGTAGTttctgggttgttttgtttttttgtttttgtttattttaaacataaacTGATCTAACATTTCAAACGAACACCATGGGTAGCTGAAACCGTACTGTCATAGCCTAACTTTCAGGTACCACCACTTCAGCATCAATCTCATTCTCCATGCAGATACTAACTTGCTGCTTTTCCCAACACAGGAAAATTTGGACTCTGAAGAAAAGCATGTTATAGCTGATAATTCTCACTGTTTTCTGTATTGCCCTCGATTAAAGAACTAAACACTATTTTCCACAAAATGCATTGTTTAACAAAGTTTTATAGCATTGTATTTTAAGATTTAATTATAGAATAACAAAACTTTAACCAGTAAATCAAGCAGACCAGgaaagcaggaggaaaggagagacaaCCGTTCCTTTACAGAACTGCTTCAATGACAAGAT contains:
- the SMAD2 gene encoding mothers against decapentaplegic homolog 2 isoform X3, which codes for MCDNTKQLLCERQGLCFTCSEIWGLSTPNTIDQWDTTGLYSFSEQTRSLDGRLQVSHRKGLPHVIYCRLWRWPDLHSHHELKAIENCEYAFNLKKDEVCVNPYHYQRVETPVLPPVLVPRHTEILTELPPLDDYTHSIPENTNFPAGIEPQSNYIPETPPPGYISEDGETSDQQLNQSMDTGSPAELSPSTLSPVNHSLDLQPVTYSEPAFWCSIAYYELNQRVGETFHASQPSLTVDGFTDPSNSERFCLGLLSNVNRNATVEMTRRHIGRGVRLYYIGGEVFAECLSDSAIFVQSPNCNQRYGWHPATVCKIPPGCNLKIFNNQEFAALLAQSVNQGFEAVYQLTRMCTIRMSFVKGWGAEYRRQTVTSTPCWIELHLNGPLQWLDKVLTQMGSPSVRCSSMS
- the SMAD2 gene encoding mothers against decapentaplegic homolog 2 isoform X1; translation: MSSILPFTPPVVKRLLGWKKSAGGSGGAGGGEQNGQEEKWCEKAVKSLVKKLKKTGQLDELEKAITTQNCNTKCVTIPSTCSEIWGLSTPNTIDQWDTTGLYSFSEQTRSLDGRLQVSHRKGLPHVIYCRLWRWPDLHSHHELKAIENCEYAFNLKKDEVCVNPYHYQRVETPVLPPVLVPRHTEILTELPPLDDYTHSIPENTNFPAGIEPQSNYIPETPPPGYISEDGETSDQQLNQSMDTGSPAELSPSTLSPVNHSLDLQPVTYSEPAFWCSIAYYELNQRVGETFHASQPSLTVDGFTDPSNSERFCLGLLSNVNRNATVEMTRRHIGRGVRLYYIGGEVFAECLSDSAIFVQSPNCNQRYGWHPATVCKIPPGCNLKIFNNQEFAALLAQSVNQGFEAVYQLTRMCTIRMSFVKGWGAEYRRQTVTSTPCWIELHLNGPLQWLDKVLTQMGSPSVRCSSMS
- the SMAD2 gene encoding mothers against decapentaplegic homolog 2 isoform X2 codes for the protein MSSILPFTPPVVKRLLGWKKSAGGSGGAGGGEQNGQEEKWCEKAVKSLVKKLKKTGQLDELEKAITTQNCNTKCVTIPRSLDGRLQVSHRKGLPHVIYCRLWRWPDLHSHHELKAIENCEYAFNLKKDEVCVNPYHYQRVETPVLPPVLVPRHTEILTELPPLDDYTHSIPENTNFPAGIEPQSNYIPETPPPGYISEDGETSDQQLNQSMDTGSPAELSPSTLSPVNHSLDLQPVTYSEPAFWCSIAYYELNQRVGETFHASQPSLTVDGFTDPSNSERFCLGLLSNVNRNATVEMTRRHIGRGVRLYYIGGEVFAECLSDSAIFVQSPNCNQRYGWHPATVCKIPPGCNLKIFNNQEFAALLAQSVNQGFEAVYQLTRMCTIRMSFVKGWGAEYRRQTVTSTPCWIELHLNGPLQWLDKVLTQMGSPSVRCSSMS